One genomic window of Chrysiogenes arsenatis DSM 11915 includes the following:
- a CDS encoding HD-GYP domain-containing protein — MQMMAIADLEVGMVLAQRVFHNHSLLYDQGTVLDRMKIETLYNLGYSMLLVSDQRGTDAQVNLATEVQAEGAMIVAKVFEAAEKGALATVRKIGDSSHLLELTDYIHKIINLLSQDTLISLNSLKDNSLYNFQHSVDVAVFAILFGKKLGFVNDRLVHLGVGAILHDIGKVYIPPVILNKTGSLTPSERDVVTEHPVRGYEMLQANESLNTIAGVLDIVRHHHERHSGGGYPEGLKGQASRWEAQSISEGAISSIHPMAQVIALCDVFDALTSKRPYRSAMSYPEALSIMSSEMVECFHPQLLERFVRSVNLYPVGSVIRVSSGRYKGYVGTVINSGLGLTEEMFSPRVRLFCDRQNRRVPPIVINLHQEEGSLAM, encoded by the coding sequence ATGCAGATGATGGCAATAGCCGATCTCGAAGTGGGAATGGTGCTTGCGCAGCGGGTATTTCACAATCATTCACTTCTGTACGATCAAGGGACAGTACTTGATCGGATGAAAATCGAGACGTTATACAATCTCGGCTATTCTATGTTGCTGGTATCAGACCAGCGTGGCACGGATGCGCAAGTGAATTTAGCAACGGAAGTGCAGGCCGAAGGGGCTATGATTGTTGCTAAGGTATTTGAAGCCGCCGAAAAAGGGGCATTGGCCACGGTACGTAAGATCGGTGACTCTTCTCATCTACTTGAATTAACGGACTACATCCATAAAATCATCAATCTTCTTTCGCAAGACACGTTGATTTCTCTCAACTCCCTAAAAGATAACTCCCTGTATAACTTCCAACACAGCGTTGATGTTGCCGTGTTTGCCATTCTCTTTGGCAAAAAACTTGGTTTTGTGAATGACCGATTGGTTCATCTCGGGGTTGGTGCCATTCTGCACGATATCGGAAAAGTCTATATTCCGCCGGTTATTCTCAATAAAACAGGGAGTTTAACCCCGAGTGAGCGTGACGTTGTGACGGAACATCCCGTTCGTGGGTACGAAATGTTACAAGCGAATGAGAGCCTCAATACCATAGCTGGAGTGCTGGATATTGTGCGTCACCATCACGAACGCCATTCTGGTGGCGGTTATCCGGAAGGGTTAAAAGGGCAAGCGAGTCGCTGGGAAGCGCAATCGATTTCTGAGGGTGCTATTTCCAGTATCCATCCGATGGCACAAGTCATTGCGCTGTGTGATGTTTTTGACGCTTTGACGAGTAAAAGGCCGTACCGCAGTGCGATGAGTTATCCCGAAGCGCTTTCCATTATGAGCAGTGAAATGGTGGAGTGTTTTCATCCGCAATTGCTGGAGCGCTTTGTCCGTTCCGTGAACCTGTATCCGGTCGGTTCCGTTATTCGTGTGAGCAGCGGTCGCTATAAAGGGTATGTTGGCACGGTCATCAATTCTGGCTTGGGATTGACGGAAGAGATGTTTTCTCCGCGCGTCCGTCTTTTCTGTGATCGCCAAAACCGCCGCGTGCCGCCAATTGTTATCAATCTGCATCAGGAAGAAGGAAGCCTCGCCATGTAG
- the ppk1 gene encoding polyphosphate kinase 1, producing the protein MQPPMEYPYINREISWLSFNDRVLQEATDPENPVMERLKFLGIFSSNLDEFFRVRVATMKRLLALGERAQELIGSDPKVILATIRNRVMRQQDRFEKIYAAVLEELAESGIFLVDETTLDEAQQQFVVQYFRSTVRPALVPVMLDQVASAPRVNDGMIYFAILMRNSNDPDDEQRAVMKIPPADTIPRFLVLPSASDRHCIILLDDIIRFCLSEIFALFDYDRFDAYTFKITRDAELDLEDKVMISYIETLSESLKERKRGKPVRMVYDREMPLELLEALDDKLEWSDELTKIPSGRYHNFKDFMGFPKVGDKSLYFEPFPAIPHPAISPRQSIMRIIRERDIVLHFPYQPFYHVIDLLREAAIDPKVTSIKMTLYRLASNSNVANALVNAVRNGKEVVVVIELQARFDEKANISWARKFKDNNVRVIYGVPGLKVHSKLLHITRTEGENSVCYSGIGTGNFNESTAKVYGDDILLTADSRITEDVGEVFRFLEDNAYEAQPKHILMAPFTMRPRFEALLQREVDNARLGKEAWCSLKLNSLVDREMVKRLYEAGEAGVKIRLIIRGICSLVPGKRGVSDNIQAISIVDRFLEHSRLFFFANGGNPEAFMGSADWMRRNLSNRVEVITPIYDSTLRQELYDMFELQWNDNTKARLLSGRQANRYRGTAQRNCRRAQFEIYRYIFEKNLPTEDNPE; encoded by the coding sequence ATGCAGCCACCGATGGAATATCCGTATATAAATCGCGAAATAAGTTGGCTCTCATTTAATGATCGCGTGTTGCAGGAAGCCACCGATCCGGAAAATCCGGTGATGGAAAGGTTGAAGTTTTTAGGGATTTTTTCGTCAAATCTTGACGAATTTTTCCGAGTGCGAGTGGCCACCATGAAGCGCCTCCTTGCGCTGGGCGAACGGGCTCAGGAACTGATTGGCTCCGATCCCAAAGTGATACTCGCCACCATCCGTAACCGTGTTATGCGCCAACAAGACCGTTTTGAAAAAATCTATGCGGCGGTGTTAGAAGAGCTTGCCGAATCGGGGATCTTTCTGGTTGATGAAACCACATTGGACGAAGCACAGCAGCAATTCGTCGTGCAATACTTTCGTTCGACTGTGCGGCCAGCGCTTGTGCCGGTTATGCTTGACCAAGTCGCTTCGGCACCGCGCGTCAATGATGGGATGATTTACTTTGCTATTTTGATGCGCAATTCTAATGATCCCGACGACGAACAACGCGCGGTTATGAAAATACCACCGGCTGACACCATCCCCCGCTTCCTCGTACTCCCTTCGGCATCAGATCGCCACTGTATTATCTTGCTTGATGACATCATTCGCTTTTGCTTGAGCGAAATATTTGCGCTCTTTGATTATGACCGTTTTGATGCATATACGTTCAAAATCACGCGCGATGCCGAGCTGGATTTAGAAGATAAAGTGATGATTTCCTATATTGAAACACTGAGCGAAAGTCTCAAAGAGCGCAAGCGCGGCAAGCCCGTGCGGATGGTGTACGACCGAGAAATGCCGCTCGAGCTTCTGGAAGCGCTCGATGATAAACTGGAGTGGAGTGACGAGCTGACGAAGATCCCATCTGGCCGTTACCACAATTTTAAAGATTTTATGGGGTTTCCCAAAGTCGGGGATAAATCACTCTACTTTGAACCGTTTCCGGCGATTCCGCACCCAGCTATATCGCCACGTCAGAGCATTATGCGGATTATTCGGGAGCGCGATATCGTGCTCCACTTTCCCTATCAGCCCTTTTACCACGTGATCGATTTGCTGCGTGAAGCCGCTATTGACCCAAAAGTCACCTCGATTAAAATGACCCTGTACCGCCTTGCCAGCAATTCTAATGTTGCCAACGCGCTGGTCAACGCTGTGCGCAACGGGAAAGAGGTTGTAGTGGTTATCGAACTACAAGCCCGCTTTGATGAAAAGGCCAATATATCGTGGGCGCGTAAATTCAAAGACAATAACGTACGGGTTATCTATGGCGTCCCCGGTTTGAAAGTGCATTCAAAACTGCTGCACATTACGCGCACTGAAGGTGAAAATAGTGTGTGCTACAGCGGTATAGGCACCGGAAATTTCAATGAATCAACAGCGAAAGTCTATGGCGACGATATTTTGTTAACGGCTGATTCGCGCATTACCGAGGATGTTGGCGAAGTGTTCCGCTTTTTGGAAGATAACGCCTACGAAGCGCAGCCCAAGCATATCCTGATGGCTCCATTCACCATGCGCCCCCGTTTTGAAGCACTCTTGCAACGGGAGGTCGATAATGCCCGTTTGGGGAAGGAAGCGTGGTGTTCACTCAAACTCAATAGTCTTGTTGATCGTGAAATGGTAAAACGGCTCTACGAAGCGGGTGAGGCGGGTGTGAAAATTCGGCTGATCATACGCGGGATTTGCTCCTTAGTTCCTGGGAAGCGTGGCGTAAGTGACAACATTCAGGCGATTAGTATTGTCGACCGCTTCCTCGAACATTCACGCCTCTTTTTCTTTGCCAATGGAGGAAACCCAGAAGCCTTTATGGGGTCAGCCGATTGGATGCGACGGAACTTGAGTAACCGCGTCGAAGTGATTACTCCGATATATGATTCCACCTTGCGTCAGGAACTCTATGATATGTTTGAGCTGCAATGGAACGATAATACGAAAGCGCGGCTCTTGAGTGGTCGGCAAGCAAACCGCTATCGCGGAACCGCGCAGAGGAACTGTCGACGTGCTCAATTTGAAATCTATCGCTACATCTTTGAAAAAAATCTACCCACGGAGGACAACCCAGAGTGA
- a CDS encoding Ppx/GppA family phosphatase yields MKLAAIDIGSNAMRLLIANVYERNGEGVNIKKGALYRIPLRLGDDAFLQGAISPTKVDDLIKTMIAYRNIMEVSKIEGYLACATSALRDAVNREDVVKRVAIESGVHIEIISGAREAEIIAHNSSSAISPNGSYLYIDVGGGSTELTYYRDGVRVVSRSFDIGTVRLLNNLVPDERWKELREWLRQTVADDKAIQAIGSGGNINKIYKLTGPKEGHPLSQEKLAETVKMLSALSMDERMKQIGLREDRADVIVPAGQIVLSILRWGKIRRIIVPKIGLSDGIVAMLYQERMQCQV; encoded by the coding sequence GTGAAACTCGCAGCTATAGATATTGGTTCTAACGCCATGCGCCTACTGATTGCCAATGTATACGAACGGAATGGCGAAGGGGTGAATATCAAAAAGGGGGCGTTATACCGCATACCGCTGCGTTTAGGAGACGACGCCTTTTTGCAGGGCGCCATTTCGCCTACTAAAGTTGATGACCTGATAAAAACTATGATCGCTTACCGTAACATTATGGAAGTGTCCAAAATAGAAGGGTATCTGGCATGTGCCACTTCGGCATTGCGCGATGCCGTGAATCGGGAAGACGTTGTAAAGCGCGTTGCTATTGAGAGTGGCGTGCATATCGAAATCATTAGTGGGGCACGGGAAGCCGAAATCATTGCCCACAATTCCTCCAGTGCCATCAGTCCGAACGGGTCGTACTTGTATATCGATGTTGGTGGTGGCTCGACCGAATTAACCTATTATCGCGATGGAGTGCGCGTTGTTTCGCGTTCGTTTGACATTGGCACCGTCCGACTGCTCAATAATCTTGTTCCAGACGAGCGCTGGAAAGAACTGCGCGAGTGGTTGCGTCAGACCGTTGCTGACGATAAAGCCATTCAGGCCATCGGTTCTGGGGGGAATATCAATAAAATCTACAAACTTACCGGCCCGAAAGAGGGACACCCCCTATCGCAGGAAAAACTCGCTGAAACCGTGAAAATGCTCAGCGCACTTTCGATGGATGAGCGGATGAAACAAATTGGCTTGCGTGAAGATCGCGCTGACGTCATCGTTCCCGCTGGTCAAATCGTGCTGAGTATTCTGCGTTGGGGAAAAATCCGCCGCATTATTGTGCCGAAAATCGGCCTCTCTGATGGTATCGTTGCCATGCTGTATCAAGAGCGGATGCAATGCCAGGTGTAA
- a CDS encoding ABC transporter permease, which produces MPGVIWYLVKRIVGMIPLLLGISIISFITIHLTPGDPVSLVNDLNPEVSREATARLYAMYGLDQPLHIQFWEWLSRMATFDFGESFSPDRRPVATIIVERLPITLGINVVSLIVIFAVSMLLGIISAVRKDSLWDKGITVFVFVLFALPGFWIALLCIMFFSVELGWFPVSGIKSFHYHALSPLGKILDIAHHLVLPVAVSILGSLAGISRYMRSSMLGVLSQDYILTARSKGLSEYRVVGIHALRNALIPVITILGLSLPGLIGGSVIFETIFSIPGMGQLFYQSVMSRDYPVVMGILVIGALLTLVGNLLADILYAVADPRIRLAGRP; this is translated from the coding sequence ATGCCAGGTGTAATCTGGTACCTCGTCAAAAGGATTGTTGGGATGATTCCCCTCTTGCTGGGGATATCGATCATCTCATTTATTACGATACATCTGACGCCGGGTGACCCTGTATCGTTGGTAAATGATCTGAATCCAGAAGTTAGCCGCGAAGCTACCGCCCGGTTGTACGCCATGTACGGCCTTGATCAACCGTTGCATATACAATTTTGGGAATGGCTTTCGCGTATGGCAACCTTTGACTTTGGTGAAAGCTTTTCGCCTGACCGTCGCCCCGTAGCCACGATTATTGTCGAACGACTTCCGATAACGCTTGGGATTAACGTGGTCAGTCTTATTGTGATTTTTGCCGTTTCGATGTTGCTGGGAATTATTTCTGCCGTGCGGAAAGATTCACTCTGGGATAAAGGGATCACTGTTTTTGTTTTTGTGTTATTCGCACTTCCTGGCTTTTGGATCGCGCTTTTGTGCATCATGTTTTTCAGCGTTGAACTTGGGTGGTTTCCTGTCAGCGGCATTAAAAGCTTTCATTACCACGCCCTGTCGCCACTCGGCAAAATCCTTGATATTGCGCATCACCTCGTGTTGCCAGTTGCGGTTTCCATTCTGGGGTCGCTGGCGGGAATCAGTCGCTACATGCGCTCCAGCATGCTGGGTGTACTTTCGCAGGATTACATTCTGACCGCCCGCTCCAAAGGGTTGAGCGAATATCGCGTGGTAGGCATTCATGCGCTGCGCAATGCGCTGATTCCCGTTATCACCATTTTGGGGCTCTCTTTACCGGGGCTGATCGGCGGCAGTGTAATCTTTGAAACCATTTTTTCCATTCCTGGCATGGGACAGCTTTTTTATCAGTCGGTTATGTCACGTGATTATCCTGTGGTAATGGGCATTTTGGTGATTGGAGCACTGTTGACATTGGTGGGTAATCTGCTGGCGGATATTTTGTACGCCGTTGCCGATCCGCGTATTCGCCTTGCGGGGAGGCCGTAA
- a CDS encoding ABC transporter permease — translation MLRFFWESFRHSWLGMSGALIIVAIILVALGAPWLAPYDPNAVDLTKVLMPPSPENWLGTDDLGRDVLSRMIHGASISLLVGIVAVGISLIIGTLMGAFSGYAGGWIDTLSMRFVDIMLCFPSFFLILAVIAFLQPSIYNIMAVIGLTSWMGVARLVRAEFLRNKELGYVLSARVSGCSSARIIFRHLLPASYPSIIVAATLGVAGAILTESALSFLGIGVQPPTPSWGNMLAAGKENIDFAWWLSLFPGLAIFIAVMGFNLLGEGLRDVLSYEER, via the coding sequence ATGTTACGATTTTTCTGGGAATCATTTCGCCATAGCTGGTTAGGAATGAGTGGTGCACTGATTATTGTCGCCATTATTCTGGTGGCACTTGGAGCGCCGTGGCTGGCGCCGTATGATCCGAATGCCGTTGACCTTACCAAAGTGCTCATGCCTCCATCTCCCGAAAACTGGCTTGGAACCGATGATTTGGGGCGTGATGTGCTGTCGCGCATGATTCATGGCGCGTCGATATCGCTCCTGGTTGGTATTGTGGCTGTTGGCATTTCGCTCATTATCGGCACGTTAATGGGTGCCTTTTCTGGCTATGCTGGTGGTTGGATAGACACGTTATCTATGCGTTTTGTCGATATCATGCTTTGTTTCCCTTCCTTCTTCTTGATCCTTGCCGTCATCGCGTTTTTGCAACCAAGCATCTACAATATTATGGCAGTGATTGGTTTAACCAGTTGGATGGGGGTTGCGCGGCTGGTGAGAGCTGAATTTTTGCGTAACAAAGAGCTTGGCTACGTGCTTTCGGCACGGGTTTCCGGTTGTTCGTCGGCGCGGATTATCTTCCGGCATCTCCTCCCTGCCAGTTATCCCAGCATTATCGTCGCGGCAACGCTCGGCGTTGCTGGAGCAATATTGACCGAATCGGCACTGAGTTTCTTAGGGATAGGTGTACAGCCGCCAACCCCAAGTTGGGGCAATATGCTGGCAGCGGGAAAAGAAAACATCGATTTTGCGTGGTGGCTCAGCCTGTTTCCCGGACTCGCTATATTTATTGCCGTGATGGGCTTCAACCTGCTGGGTGAAGGGTTACGCGATGTGTTAAGCTATGAAGAGCGGTGA
- a CDS encoding MipA/OmpV family protein — MRNVSVPLCLSFLLAVCAASSAAAQESVFKAAIGGMALVAPDYEGSDDYRVRALPLIDMTYGEHFFVHTRRGIGWRVAPDSRQWDASIALGYRFGRKESDNQALQGLGDVRGGAELVVAASYLLAPLTLSVEARHQVNDSNGGTVLELKSAYRIPCPHERVFSALTPSVTWANREYMASRFGITAAQSLRSGYAPFQADAGIKDVGVAWTLQYSVTPSVTLSSLISYSRLVGDAAQSPMVRLEGSADQMRGGVGVAYRF; from the coding sequence ATGAGAAATGTTTCTGTGCCATTATGTTTGAGTTTCTTGCTTGCGGTGTGTGCCGCGTCGAGTGCTGCGGCGCAAGAATCGGTTTTTAAGGCAGCTATCGGTGGGATGGCGCTTGTCGCGCCGGATTATGAGGGCTCGGACGACTATCGCGTGCGGGCGTTGCCACTAATAGACATGACCTATGGCGAGCATTTTTTTGTGCATACGCGGCGTGGTATCGGGTGGCGTGTCGCTCCTGACTCCCGGCAGTGGGATGCCAGCATAGCGCTTGGCTACCGTTTTGGGCGCAAAGAAAGTGATAATCAGGCGTTGCAGGGATTGGGCGATGTGCGTGGTGGCGCGGAGCTGGTAGTGGCAGCGAGTTATCTGTTGGCGCCACTTACCTTGAGTGTTGAGGCGCGCCATCAAGTCAACGACAGTAATGGGGGAACAGTGCTGGAGTTGAAAAGTGCGTACCGCATCCCGTGTCCCCATGAACGAGTGTTCAGTGCTTTGACGCCGAGTGTGACGTGGGCAAACCGTGAGTATATGGCAAGTCGTTTTGGTATCACTGCGGCGCAGTCGCTCCGTTCTGGCTATGCCCCTTTTCAGGCCGATGCAGGGATCAAAGATGTAGGTGTTGCGTGGACGCTTCAGTACAGCGTTACACCTAGCGTGACGCTTTCTTCCCTGATAAGTTATAGTCGGTTGGTGGGCGATGCGGCGCAGAGTCCGATGGTTCGCTTGGAAGGGTCAGCCGATCAAATGCGTGGTGGCGTTGGTGTCGCGTATCGCTTTTAA
- the wrbA gene encoding NAD(P)H:quinone oxidoreductase yields the protein MQVLIVQYSLYGHTYQMAKAVAEGVQAVVGCEAVIKRVPETLSDEVLAKMGALEAQQSMAHVPVAAVEDLAKADAIIFGSPTRFGNMCAQMRQFIDATGGLWQQGALVGKVGSVFVSTASQHGGQESTILNFHTTLLHHGMVIVGLPYAFAGQLEMSEITGGSPYGATTIAGARGERMPSQNELAGARFQGEHVARIAKKLA from the coding sequence ATGCAAGTCCTTATTGTTCAGTACAGTCTCTACGGTCACACCTACCAGATGGCAAAAGCAGTGGCAGAAGGGGTTCAGGCGGTTGTGGGGTGCGAAGCGGTTATCAAGCGGGTTCCCGAAACGCTTTCTGATGAGGTGCTCGCGAAAATGGGAGCGTTAGAAGCGCAGCAGAGCATGGCTCACGTTCCGGTTGCCGCAGTGGAGGATCTTGCCAAGGCGGACGCCATTATTTTTGGTTCACCGACCCGCTTTGGTAACATGTGCGCACAAATGCGGCAGTTTATTGATGCTACGGGCGGGTTATGGCAGCAGGGGGCGTTGGTGGGGAAAGTCGGCAGTGTTTTTGTGAGCACGGCGTCGCAGCATGGCGGGCAGGAATCGACTATCCTGAATTTCCACACGACACTGCTGCACCACGGCATGGTGATTGTCGGTTTGCCGTATGCTTTTGCCGGGCAACTGGAGATGAGCGAAATTACCGGCGGCTCTCCATACGGCGCGACGACTATTGCGGGTGCTCGTGGAGAGCGGATGCCAAGCCAGAATGAACTCGCGGGAGCTCGCTTTCAGGGTGAGCATGTCGCGCGTATTGCGAAAAAACTCGCTTAG
- a CDS encoding TrkH family potassium uptake protein, whose product MNYLSIAKSLAVISLLVGFLMIVPILTGIIYGEPYLPFTLLALGVMTLSGAVLLTLRHHQTQLGSREGMLVVSLVWLLLGIIGGLPFALYGCSSYVEGIFEAISGFTTTGATIISDIESLPNMILIWRSATHWFGGMGIIVFSIAILPYIGNGVMQLYKAESSGIGVEKLTPHIHDTALALWKVYCLLTVANIIALLLAGMNLFDAINHAFSTLGTGGFSTKNTSMAFYADNPLIIWLTTGFMLIAGISFLAHFKALSRDLSGYRTAETRLYLLIFCCFALGMSLAQWSRSAELPYLETLMHAAFTIASLMTTTGFASIDYEQWYDAAIVFALLTMVIGGCAGSTSGGIKVIRYVVLFRTLSVELKKIIHPRAVYPLQIGNKRLAPETITVVLGFFALYFLTTSALVLYLAVRGFDLWTAITASLAIVGSIGPGFGEVGPYDNYAFFAWYDKLVLSLGMIIGRLECYTFFVLFSRAFWSRF is encoded by the coding sequence GTGAATTACCTCAGTATTGCCAAGTCGCTGGCGGTTATTTCACTGCTCGTGGGTTTCCTGATGATTGTTCCCATTCTCACGGGCATCATCTATGGCGAGCCATACCTTCCTTTTACCTTACTGGCACTGGGCGTGATGACTCTCAGCGGCGCAGTGCTGCTGACGCTGCGCCACCACCAGACACAGCTAGGTTCGCGCGAAGGAATGCTCGTCGTCAGCCTCGTTTGGCTGTTGCTCGGTATCATCGGTGGCCTGCCGTTTGCGCTGTATGGCTGCTCGTCGTATGTCGAGGGTATCTTTGAAGCTATCAGCGGTTTTACCACGACTGGGGCAACTATCATCAGCGATATCGAAAGTCTGCCGAACATGATTTTAATATGGCGTAGCGCGACACACTGGTTTGGTGGGATGGGGATTATCGTTTTCAGCATCGCTATTTTGCCGTATATCGGCAATGGCGTCATGCAGCTTTATAAGGCTGAATCTTCGGGGATTGGGGTCGAAAAACTGACACCGCATATTCACGACACTGCGTTAGCGCTTTGGAAAGTCTACTGCCTACTCACCGTCGCTAATATCATCGCGCTGCTGCTGGCGGGTATGAACCTGTTTGATGCCATCAATCACGCCTTTTCTACGCTGGGTACTGGGGGATTCTCCACCAAAAATACTTCGATGGCGTTTTACGCCGATAACCCGCTCATTATCTGGCTTACTACCGGTTTTATGCTCATTGCCGGCATTAGTTTTCTGGCGCACTTCAAGGCACTCAGTCGCGATTTGAGTGGATATCGCACTGCCGAAACGCGGCTCTATTTGCTGATATTCTGTTGTTTCGCGCTGGGAATGTCGCTCGCACAATGGAGCCGCAGCGCGGAACTGCCGTATCTTGAAACCTTAATGCACGCCGCTTTTACGATTGCATCGCTCATGACCACGACGGGATTTGCCAGTATTGACTATGAACAATGGTATGATGCGGCCATTGTGTTTGCCCTTCTGACAATGGTCATCGGCGGCTGTGCGGGGTCGACGTCCGGCGGTATTAAAGTCATCCGCTACGTGGTGCTCTTTCGCACGCTGAGTGTCGAACTAAAAAAAATCATCCACCCACGCGCGGTGTACCCGCTTCAGATCGGCAACAAACGGCTCGCACCAGAAACTATTACGGTAGTGCTCGGTTTTTTCGCGCTCTACTTTCTGACCACCTCAGCTCTTGTGCTCTACCTTGCCGTGCGCGGCTTCGATCTGTGGACGGCGATTACCGCATCACTGGCGATTGTGGGCAGTATTGGCCCCGGATTTGGCGAAGTCGGCCCGTACGATAACTACGCCTTCTTTGCTTGGTATGACAAGCTGGTGCTGTCGCTCGGCATGATCATCGGTCGACTGGAGTGCTACACCTTTTTCGTCCTCTTCTCGCGCGCTTTCTGGTCACGGTTCTAA
- a CDS encoding NAD-binding protein, which produces MDIIIAGAGRVGRDLARVLSPHNNVVVIDSDAYRLEKAGEDLDILSVHGSAADPASYTKLPLREYDLFIAVTSTDEVNITASLIVSSCLKVHRKMARIHNQMLLEIGIDALASIDFIVSPEHEAATTVLELLENSWARDVITFSSQTVKAIALDITNQALHQQTIANLMQSFRGRIIACAIEREGTLLIPNGRTEILLKDRLYVLGADSDLKAFAESTELHFGHTIKRAVVLGANDIGIVIAKALSESGAQVKLLDRDLADCEHAALKLGDDVLVLNDRHTTTGIFYQESFHLADVLIAATLNDEYNVIMGMSALKAGVPRVISLSSNNEYYELAHAMGLDIAAGPKLATVTSLLQKLSEGKTMLAESYFLGKQGVVLRWSVPQKSSLAGQKISQIPFPEGSLAVACMRNEQAILLSGNFIVEPDDLLIIFCIESVLAQVKKKVLR; this is translated from the coding sequence ATGGACATTATCATTGCCGGTGCTGGGCGCGTCGGGCGCGATCTCGCGCGAGTGCTGAGTCCGCACAACAATGTGGTAGTGATCGACTCGGATGCCTACCGTCTGGAAAAAGCTGGAGAAGATCTTGATATCCTCAGCGTTCATGGCAGCGCAGCCGACCCTGCCAGCTATACTAAACTTCCCTTACGCGAATATGATCTGTTCATAGCCGTCACCAGTACCGACGAAGTCAATATAACCGCTTCCCTTATTGTTTCTTCTTGCCTGAAAGTGCATCGCAAAATGGCACGTATTCATAATCAAATGCTTCTGGAGATCGGCATTGACGCACTTGCGTCCATTGATTTCATCGTTTCACCGGAACATGAGGCCGCCACAACGGTGCTGGAATTGCTGGAAAATTCCTGGGCGCGCGACGTCATCACGTTTTCGTCACAAACCGTGAAAGCCATCGCCCTTGATATCACCAATCAGGCGCTGCACCAGCAGACGATTGCCAATCTGATGCAATCCTTTCGCGGGCGCATTATCGCCTGCGCCATTGAGCGGGAAGGAACTCTACTCATACCGAATGGTCGCACGGAAATCCTCCTCAAAGATCGCCTCTATGTTCTGGGCGCCGACAGCGACCTGAAGGCGTTTGCCGAATCAACGGAACTCCACTTCGGACACACCATTAAACGAGCCGTGGTACTGGGAGCGAACGACATTGGTATTGTGATAGCAAAAGCACTCAGCGAAAGCGGAGCACAAGTCAAATTGCTCGACCGCGATCTCGCCGACTGTGAACATGCTGCCCTCAAACTGGGTGACGACGTGCTGGTGCTCAACGATCGTCACACGACGACCGGCATTTTTTACCAGGAAAGCTTTCACCTCGCCGATGTGCTGATCGCTGCCACACTCAATGATGAATATAACGTTATCATGGGTATGAGTGCGCTGAAAGCTGGCGTGCCACGCGTTATCAGCCTGAGTTCCAATAATGAATACTACGAGCTGGCGCATGCCATGGGGCTTGATATTGCCGCTGGGCCCAAACTGGCGACCGTCACTTCGCTACTGCAAAAGCTTTCTGAAGGAAAAACCATGCTCGCCGAGAGTTACTTCCTCGGGAAACAAGGAGTAGTACTCCGCTGGTCGGTACCACAAAAATCGTCTCTGGCTGGGCAAAAGATATCGCAGATACCGTTTCCAGAAGGCTCCCTAGCAGTCGCGTGCATGCGCAACGAACAGGCAATACTGCTTTCCGGCAATTTTATCGTCGAGCCGGATGATCTGCTGATTATCTTTTGTATCGAAAGTGTTCTCGCGCAGGTTAAAAAGAAGGTACTGCGGTGA